A genomic segment from Leptolyngbya boryana PCC 6306 encodes:
- the der gene encoding ribosome biogenesis GTPase Der: MSLPIVAIIGRPNVGKSTLVNRLAQVQDAIVFDQPGVTRDRTYKRAFWRDREFQVVDTGGLVFDDDTEFLPLIREQAMAALAESKAAIFVVDGQAGLTQADEEIARWLRQQPVPVLIAVNKCESVDQGLVQAAEFWELGLGEPFAVSSIHGSGTGDLLDRVVEHFPPTDEIEESPEIKVAIAGRPNVGKSSLLNAFVGENRSIVSPISGTTRDAIDMLVERDDKMYRLIDTAGIRKKKNVEYGPEFFGINRAFKAIDRSDVVLLVIDALDGVTEQDQKLAGRIDDEGRACVVIVNKWDAIEKDSHTIYEYDQQIRDRLHFVEWAESIFISAKTGQRVEKIFELVDRAAEQHKRRISTSVINEVLEDALSWHTPPTTRQGRQGKIYYGTQVSSAPPTIALFVNDPHLFNDNYRRYIDRKFRESLGFQGTPLRLLWRGKKLREVERGNSPNRATKV; the protein is encoded by the coding sequence ATGTCATTGCCGATCGTTGCCATTATTGGTCGTCCGAATGTGGGTAAGTCTACCCTGGTAAACCGCTTAGCTCAGGTACAGGATGCGATCGTCTTTGACCAGCCTGGAGTGACCCGCGATCGCACTTACAAAAGGGCATTTTGGCGCGATCGAGAATTTCAGGTGGTCGATACAGGTGGATTAGTGTTTGATGACGACACTGAATTTTTGCCCTTGATTCGAGAGCAAGCCATGGCGGCACTTGCAGAATCGAAAGCAGCGATTTTCGTCGTCGATGGGCAGGCGGGATTGACCCAGGCAGATGAAGAAATTGCTCGATGGTTGAGACAGCAACCTGTTCCAGTCCTGATCGCTGTGAATAAGTGCGAGTCCGTGGATCAAGGATTAGTGCAGGCAGCAGAGTTTTGGGAGTTAGGACTGGGTGAGCCTTTCGCAGTTTCCAGCATTCATGGCAGCGGCACAGGGGATTTGCTCGATCGGGTGGTTGAACATTTTCCACCGACTGATGAGATCGAGGAAAGTCCTGAAATTAAAGTTGCGATCGCGGGTCGTCCGAATGTTGGTAAATCCAGTCTTTTGAATGCGTTTGTCGGTGAGAATCGCTCGATTGTCAGTCCGATTTCTGGCACGACACGAGATGCGATCGACATGCTCGTGGAACGCGATGACAAGATGTATCGATTGATTGATACAGCCGGGATTCGTAAGAAGAAGAATGTCGAATATGGCCCGGAATTTTTCGGGATCAATCGGGCATTTAAGGCAATTGATCGATCTGATGTCGTGTTGCTCGTCATTGATGCTTTGGATGGCGTGACCGAGCAGGATCAGAAATTGGCAGGGCGGATTGATGATGAAGGGCGTGCCTGCGTCGTAATTGTGAATAAGTGGGATGCGATCGAGAAAGACTCGCACACGATTTATGAATACGATCAGCAAATTCGCGATCGCTTGCATTTCGTCGAATGGGCGGAAAGCATTTTTATCAGTGCGAAAACCGGGCAGCGGGTCGAAAAGATTTTTGAACTCGTCGATCGCGCTGCTGAGCAGCATAAGCGACGCATTTCGACTTCTGTGATTAATGAAGTGCTAGAAGATGCGCTCTCCTGGCATACACCGCCCACGACTCGCCAAGGGCGACAAGGGAAGATCTACTACGGTACGCAGGTCAGCTCTGCGCCTCCAACGATCGCGCTATTTGTCAACGATCCGCATTTATTTAACGACAACTATCGGCGTTATATCGATCGTAAATTCCGCGAATCGTTAGGGTTCCAAGGCACTCCGTTGCGGCTATTATGGCGAGGTAAGAAACTGCGGGAAGTGGAACGGGGAAATAGCCCGAATCGTGCAACCAAAGTTTAA
- a CDS encoding response regulator has translation MMSDEQIRQHFQVIRQQIAAQLGEDTAGWREVDAALEDLQVIYEQMQASLEAIEEVEAELFQRQQDYQDLFQFFPIASLITNANGLILDANQAIAQLLNVPYSYLVGKPLAVFVAEKDRARFRTHLNRLSQSEGIQTWHTRLCPRDSEPILTEFQVAIARDIEGRIERLRIGVYNLSQSQAALASLVARTSVASQIPQPLDGLQVLVVDDDMDVREFVTMVLETHGIGVRTVASAAAALEELERFRPDVLISDLRMPGEDGYSLIRRIREREAEQGGHLPAAAITAYLDEDKAKAIAAGFEAHLHKLVQPSEWVKMVAQLARQASSPE, from the coding sequence ATGATGAGTGACGAGCAAATCAGGCAGCATTTTCAAGTCATCCGACAGCAAATTGCGGCGCAACTAGGAGAAGATACGGCAGGTTGGAGGGAAGTTGATGCAGCGCTTGAGGATTTACAGGTGATCTATGAGCAGATGCAAGCGAGTTTGGAGGCAATCGAGGAAGTTGAAGCAGAACTGTTTCAGCGGCAGCAGGACTATCAAGATCTATTTCAGTTTTTCCCGATCGCTTCATTGATCACGAATGCTAACGGCTTGATTCTGGACGCAAATCAAGCGATCGCTCAACTCCTGAATGTGCCCTATAGCTACCTTGTTGGCAAGCCGTTGGCGGTGTTTGTAGCAGAGAAAGATCGCGCCCGTTTTCGGACTCATCTCAATCGGCTATCTCAAAGCGAGGGCATCCAAACTTGGCACACGCGCTTGTGTCCTCGGGATAGCGAACCCATTCTGACGGAGTTTCAGGTGGCAATCGCTCGTGATATCGAGGGGCGGATTGAACGGTTGAGAATTGGTGTGTACAACTTGAGCCAATCTCAGGCAGCGCTTGCCTCGTTGGTTGCGAGAACATCGGTTGCTTCGCAGATCCCTCAACCACTCGACGGCTTACAGGTGCTAGTCGTCGATGATGATATGGATGTCCGGGAATTTGTGACGATGGTATTGGAGACACACGGCATCGGAGTCAGGACAGTCGCAAGTGCAGCAGCAGCTTTAGAAGAATTAGAACGATTTCGCCCGGATGTGTTGATCAGTGACCTTCGGATGCCGGGTGAGGATGGTTATAGCTTAATTCGGCGAATTCGCGAACGAGAAGCCGAGCAAGGGGGGCATCTTCCTGCAGCTGCCATTACAGCTTATTTAGATGAGGATAAAGCAAAAGCGATCGCGGCTGGATTTGAAGCCCATTTACACAAATTGGTTCAACCGAGCGAGTGGGTGAAAATGGTGGCTCAACTTGCAAGACAAGCATCGAGTCCAGAGTAA
- a CDS encoding XisI protein yields MEKLEQYRQAIRSLLKEYATNENQDDLETQVIFDQEHDHYQLVSLGWQGQRRFYSCLMHLDIKGGKIWIQRNQTDRLIAQELVEMGVPREDIVLGLQPAYARPDTGYGVA; encoded by the coding sequence ATGGAGAAATTAGAACAGTATCGGCAAGCAATTCGGTCATTACTCAAAGAGTATGCCACTAATGAAAATCAAGATGATTTAGAGACTCAAGTCATTTTTGATCAAGAGCATGATCATTATCAGTTGGTAAGTTTAGGCTGGCAGGGACAGCGACGATTTTATAGCTGTCTAATGCACTTAGATATCAAGGGTGGAAAGATCTGGATTCAACGTAATCAAACCGATCGATTAATTGCTCAAGAACTCGTAGAGATGGGCGTGCCAAGAGAGGATATCGTCCTGGGGTTACAGCCTGCTTATGCTAGACCTGACACAGGTTATGGAGTCGCTTAA
- a CDS encoding XisH family protein, whose translation MSARDRYHNAVKVALLKEQWTITDDPLRLKFEDKDEVRIDLGAEQLLAAQKGTQKIAVEIKSFLSESALFDYHAALGQFLNYRLVLETLEPERVLYLAVPLKAYEEFFQRPLAIASVQKYAVKLLIYDVLTEVIVQWRN comes from the coding sequence ATGTCTGCCAGAGATCGATATCACAATGCTGTAAAGGTCGCTCTCCTTAAAGAGCAGTGGACAATTACAGATGATCCACTCAGATTAAAATTTGAAGACAAGGATGAAGTTAGGATTGACTTAGGTGCGGAACAGCTTCTTGCAGCACAGAAAGGAACTCAGAAAATCGCAGTTGAGATCAAGAGCTTTTTGAGTGAGTCAGCACTTTTTGATTATCATGCGGCATTAGGGCAGTTTCTCAATTATCGATTAGTACTGGAAACGTTGGAGCCTGAGCGAGTACTTTACTTGGCAGTTCCCCTAAAAGCATATGAAGAGTTTTTTCAACGTCCTTTAGCGATCGCTTCGGTACAAAAGTATGCAGTTAAATTATTGATATATGACGTGCTGACAGAGGTGATTGTGCAATGGAGAAATTAG
- a CDS encoding energy-coupling factor transporter transmembrane component T family protein, translated as MDLLRSLPIGLYLEQPITWMHRLDPRVKIAWLMSFLAAPILATAEWRLAIVVVLILLTVVAQIPMRVWRQQMGWLLALALYVFSLVAIAPDGLSVEPRPRLPENELAFVQQPATIPEPAPQKPWFNPFQPTPKAQEEFAKSQRRPELKQPTDYRYVVFQRGPIRVTRRSLDLAIRVSTLLFTLIYSTNLFLLTTAPEEVTAGLEDLMRPLRRFNLPVTEVALTLTLSLRFIPLVLEEFQNLVRSVRTRAINWKKLGFKRTAQVCLSVAERLLQNLLLRAEQMANAMKVRGFTSPNQHRVQWHHLVLKRFDWVALVLLGGFWVARLAIG; from the coding sequence ATGGATTTACTGCGATCGTTGCCAATCGGGCTGTATTTGGAGCAGCCTATTACCTGGATGCACCGACTCGATCCCCGGGTAAAAATTGCCTGGTTGATGAGTTTTTTGGCAGCTCCAATTTTGGCGACAGCGGAATGGCGATTGGCGATCGTGGTCGTGCTGATTCTGCTGACGGTGGTAGCGCAGATTCCGATGCGCGTATGGCGGCAGCAGATGGGATGGTTGCTGGCTTTGGCGCTGTATGTGTTCTCGCTAGTGGCGATCGCTCCGGATGGGTTGAGTGTGGAACCGCGACCGAGATTGCCGGAGAATGAATTGGCGTTTGTGCAACAGCCTGCGACGATACCGGAACCCGCACCGCAAAAGCCCTGGTTTAACCCGTTTCAGCCGACTCCGAAGGCGCAAGAAGAGTTTGCGAAAAGCCAGAGACGACCGGAATTAAAGCAGCCGACAGATTATCGGTATGTCGTATTTCAACGCGGTCCAATTCGGGTGACTCGGCGATCGCTGGATTTGGCAATTCGAGTCAGTACTCTGCTGTTTACGCTGATTTATAGTACGAATTTATTTTTGCTGACGACTGCTCCAGAGGAAGTGACCGCAGGTTTGGAGGATTTGATGCGTCCGTTGCGACGGTTTAATCTGCCCGTGACCGAGGTTGCATTGACATTGACATTATCTTTGCGGTTCATTCCGTTGGTGCTAGAGGAATTTCAGAATTTAGTGCGATCGGTGCGAACCCGAGCGATTAACTGGAAGAAATTGGGCTTTAAGCGGACGGCGCAGGTGTGTTTGTCGGTGGCGGAGCGGTTGTTGCAGAATTTGCTGCTGCGGGCGGAACAGATGGCAAATGCAATGAAGGTGAGAGGATTTACTAGCCCAAATCAGCATCGGGTGCAGTGGCATCATTTGGTTTTGAAGCGATTTGATTGGGTGGCGCTGGTGTTGCTAGGTGGATTTTGGGTGGCGAGATTAGCGATCGGGTGA
- a CDS encoding response regulator, with amino-acid sequence MPSHQSRSMAAPPQHPLKGIQILLVEDELDIADLLLVIFQGAGATVRLCMEAESVLAVLETYQPDVLVANIKLPSHDGIWLIQQIRNHPRPEIRSLPAVGVTSYHRDVHADAALAAGFDCFLSKLDSPNEIVNTLSTLATSPR; translated from the coding sequence ATGCCTTCACACCAAAGTCGCTCGATGGCAGCACCCCCACAACACCCGCTAAAGGGAATTCAAATTTTACTGGTCGAGGATGAGCTGGATATTGCCGATTTACTCCTGGTGATATTCCAGGGCGCAGGTGCAACGGTCAGATTGTGCATGGAAGCTGAATCTGTACTGGCGGTCTTGGAAACCTATCAGCCTGACGTTTTAGTCGCCAACATTAAATTACCGTCGCATGATGGAATTTGGTTAATTCAACAGATCCGCAACCATCCACGTCCAGAGATTCGCTCTCTCCCAGCAGTGGGTGTGACCTCTTACCATCGAGATGTTCATGCTGATGCTGCTCTCGCGGCTGGATTTGATTGTTTTCTGTCCAAATTAGACTCACCGAATGAAATCGTGAATACTCTTTCCACACTCGCGACATCACCGCGTTAA
- a CDS encoding CheR family methyltransferase — MTQLEDLLIYLNQFHQVDLTGYKRSTLMRRIRIRIQQIELENYQSYFDYLQQHPDEIKCLVDTVYINYTYFFRDPLVWQYLADQVVLQMLANTAPNDPIRVWSVGCASGEETYALAMLFIEALGVEAFQQRVQIYGTDVDSDAILQARQGRYLAHKIELVPPALQEQYFERRDDVHYWRQDLFPSIDFHVHNLIQDPPLPHIDLLVCRNLFIYFTEAAQLQALVRFYLSLEDNGFLLLGHVENLITAAERSLFTPLNRQRKVFTKVPGAHQKNPLLLCRLP; from the coding sequence ATGACCCAATTAGAAGACTTGCTGATTTATCTCAACCAATTTCATCAAGTTGATCTCACAGGCTACAAACGTTCTACTTTGATGCGTCGAATCCGGATACGAATACAGCAAATTGAGTTGGAGAATTATCAGAGCTATTTTGATTATTTGCAGCAGCACCCAGACGAGATCAAATGCCTCGTCGATACGGTTTACATCAACTACACTTATTTCTTTCGCGATCCTTTAGTGTGGCAGTACCTTGCAGATCAGGTCGTCTTACAGATGCTCGCAAATACAGCACCCAATGACCCAATTCGGGTCTGGAGTGTAGGATGCGCGTCAGGAGAAGAAACCTATGCCTTGGCAATGCTCTTCATCGAAGCTTTGGGCGTAGAAGCGTTTCAACAACGGGTGCAGATCTATGGAACGGATGTTGATTCCGATGCGATTCTGCAAGCTCGTCAAGGTCGTTATCTCGCTCATAAAATTGAACTCGTTCCGCCTGCCCTGCAAGAACAGTATTTTGAGCGCAGAGACGATGTTCACTACTGGCGACAGGATTTGTTCCCTTCGATCGACTTTCACGTTCATAATCTGATTCAAGACCCGCCTCTACCTCACATCGATCTACTAGTTTGCCGCAATTTGTTCATCTATTTCACAGAAGCAGCTCAACTTCAAGCATTGGTCAGGTTTTATCTGAGTTTGGAGGACAATGGATTTTTGTTGCTCGGTCATGTAGAGAACTTGATCACTGCTGCTGAACGATCGCTGTTCACGCCGCTGAATCGGCAACGCAAAGTATTTACGAAAGTGCCAGGTGCTCACCAAAAGAACCCCTTACTCTTGTGCCGTTTGCCATAG
- the malQ gene encoding 4-alpha-glucanotransferase, translating into MFQRSSGIVLQPTSLPSKFGIGDLGQSAYEFVDFLAKSGQSLWQILPLAPTGYEHSPYTMNFSVFAGNPLLISLEQLAEEGLLKLDELVPLEGSVEKVEFDRVIPYKTKLLQLAFNRFAPTPEFDQFCQQQAAWLDDFALFMALLEANDGKNWNQWDRSIAQRDLQAMRNAQDALKPAIQFQQFLQFKFFQQWMKLREYTNSKNIQLIGDISIYVCFNSVDVWAHPEIFKLDPETFEPTFIAGVPPDYFSATGQLWGNPVYDWDQLQSSQYEWWIQRFQTTLQYVDIVRVDHFRGFQAYWQVPAGEETAINGEWIEAPGADFFETLGQRLGQLPILAEDLGIITPEVEELRDRFNFPGMKILMFAFSDDASNTHLPHHYVHNSVVYPGTHDNDTAIGWWNTISQSEKDRLAAYVGYPIEEIHWTLNRMALASVANWAIVALQDVLGLDGSARMNDPSQNAGNWRWRYRSSELLTDELAEKLRSLTMLYGRI; encoded by the coding sequence ATGTTTCAGCGATCGAGCGGTATCGTACTTCAGCCTACCAGTTTACCCAGCAAGTTTGGCATCGGAGATTTAGGACAATCCGCCTACGAATTTGTGGATTTCCTGGCAAAAAGTGGTCAGTCGCTTTGGCAAATTTTGCCTTTAGCGCCGACTGGATATGAGCATTCACCCTACACGATGAACTTCAGTGTGTTTGCCGGAAATCCGTTGCTCATTAGCTTAGAACAGCTTGCAGAAGAAGGATTGCTGAAGTTAGATGAGTTAGTTCCGCTCGAAGGCAGCGTTGAAAAAGTCGAGTTCGATCGCGTGATCCCGTATAAAACAAAGTTACTGCAATTGGCATTCAACCGCTTTGCTCCGACTCCTGAATTTGATCAGTTCTGTCAGCAGCAAGCAGCGTGGCTCGATGATTTTGCATTGTTCATGGCATTGTTAGAAGCGAATGATGGCAAGAACTGGAATCAATGGGATCGCTCGATCGCACAACGCGACCTGCAAGCGATGCGAAATGCTCAAGATGCCTTAAAACCAGCTATCCAATTTCAGCAATTTTTGCAATTCAAGTTCTTTCAGCAATGGATGAAGCTGCGCGAGTATACCAACTCGAAAAACATTCAGCTCATTGGAGATATCTCGATTTACGTTTGCTTCAATAGCGTCGATGTGTGGGCACATCCAGAGATTTTTAAGCTCGATCCTGAAACGTTTGAACCTACTTTCATCGCAGGTGTGCCACCCGATTATTTCAGTGCGACCGGGCAGCTTTGGGGCAATCCTGTTTACGACTGGGATCAACTCCAGAGTAGTCAGTATGAATGGTGGATTCAGCGCTTTCAAACCACGTTACAGTATGTCGATATTGTGCGAGTCGATCACTTCCGGGGATTTCAAGCTTACTGGCAAGTTCCGGCAGGCGAAGAGACTGCCATCAATGGCGAATGGATCGAAGCACCCGGAGCCGACTTTTTTGAAACCTTAGGGCAGCGATTAGGACAATTGCCCATCTTGGCGGAAGACTTAGGGATCATTACGCCTGAAGTGGAGGAATTGCGCGATCGCTTCAATTTTCCCGGCATGAAAATTCTCATGTTCGCATTCAGCGATGATGCGAGTAACACACACTTACCGCATCATTATGTTCACAATAGCGTGGTCTATCCTGGAACGCACGATAACGATACGGCGATCGGATGGTGGAATACCATATCTCAGTCGGAGAAAGATAGGTTAGCGGCTTATGTGGGTTACCCGATCGAAGAAATTCACTGGACATTGAATCGGATGGCATTAGCTTCTGTCGCAAATTGGGCGATCGTCGCTTTGCAAGATGTGCTTGGGTTAGATGGAAGTGCCAGGATGAACGATCCGAGTCAAAACGCTGGAAATTGGCGCTGGCGATATCGCAGTTCTGAATTGCTAACAGATGAACTGGCGGAGAAGCTACGATCGCTGACGATGCTGTATGGTCGAATTTAA
- the treS gene encoding maltose alpha-D-glucosyltransferase → MMQFSTLNYDPQWYKDAIIYEVPVRAFSDSNNDGIGDFVGLTGKLDYLQSLGVTALWILPFFPSPLRDDGYDISDYTSVNPIYGTIEDFQAFLEAAHARGIRVIIELIINHTSDQHPWFQRARRAPVGSPERDFYVWSDTPDKYQEARIIFQDFETSNWTWDSVANAYFWHRFYSHQPDLNYDNLAVQQAVFEVLDFWLAMGVDGLRMDAVPYLYEREGTNCENLPETHAFLKKLRKHVESNYPECMLLAEANQWAEDAAAYYGDGDECHMNFHFPLMPRLFMSVRMEDSFPINDILQQTPPIPENCQWGIFLRNHDELTLEMVTDEDRDYMYRVYAQDKEMRVNLGIRRRLAPLLGNDRRQIELLNSLLLTFPGTPVLYYGDEIGMGDNVYVGDRNGVRTPMQWSDDRNAGFSRANPHKLYLPIIVDSEYNYTTVNVEAQRSNPNSLLSAMRRLIATRKRFQAFGRGDFQLLHPENRKVLAFTRTYKDECILVVANLSRFVQTVELDLSAFSGSIPVEVFGRTEFPAVKEAPYFLSLGAYAFYWFSLKPVDSSTQTELPTIRSTWETLLARSSSRAKLENILVDHFKQYRWFKARTQSVQSAQIIEMIPISPEVQLIWLQVSYIQEQPETYVMFIAHGDRELDASVIAQLEEGVLFEAVTDPTFLTILLSLLRHGVQATGEFGQLKSTTVNLPNSFEACLLKGEHNNTSILYGESVKTGAEAELLLKIFRHVEEGMNPDLEIRRFLDSKFNHIPRILGSIEYQIPGRAPMTIAVLQEFIAGAQSTWDYTLDSLRTYFESLNNHEVPEVATLEDIPDFIQTAIGTYLANIQLLGQRTAELHLALATESEHPDFKPEPFTSLYQRSIYQYARNLTGRVFLALRNQLHHIADPLLARDVLELYEPCLEQFRGILDQKITALRTRYHGDYHLGQALYTGKDFVLIDFEGNSLRSLSDRRIKRSPLRDAAGMMQSFHVAAEIALANEISTAEHSPSQLKKMKQGAQHWKYWAGGTFLKSYFETAQSGKFLPQSSDELKRLLNHYLLEKAIASLGKELNERSDKIEIALLRILELLN, encoded by the coding sequence ATGATGCAGTTCTCCACACTCAATTACGATCCGCAATGGTACAAAGACGCAATCATCTACGAAGTTCCCGTCCGCGCTTTTTCAGATAGTAATAATGATGGCATTGGAGATTTTGTCGGCTTAACTGGAAAGCTAGATTATCTCCAGAGTTTAGGAGTAACTGCGCTTTGGATACTGCCCTTCTTTCCTTCGCCTCTGCGAGATGATGGGTATGACATTTCGGACTATACGAGCGTCAATCCCATTTATGGCACGATCGAGGATTTTCAAGCGTTTCTAGAAGCGGCTCATGCGCGTGGAATTCGGGTGATCATCGAACTAATTATCAACCACACGTCTGATCAACATCCCTGGTTTCAAAGGGCGCGACGTGCGCCTGTCGGTTCACCCGAACGAGATTTTTATGTATGGAGCGATACCCCAGATAAGTACCAGGAAGCTCGAATTATTTTTCAAGATTTCGAGACTTCTAACTGGACATGGGATTCCGTCGCAAACGCCTACTTTTGGCATCGCTTCTACTCTCACCAGCCTGATTTGAACTATGACAATCTGGCTGTTCAGCAAGCCGTTTTTGAGGTGCTCGATTTCTGGCTGGCGATGGGCGTAGATGGCTTGCGCATGGATGCTGTACCTTACTTATACGAACGAGAAGGAACCAACTGCGAGAATCTCCCTGAAACCCATGCTTTCTTGAAGAAGCTACGCAAGCATGTGGAATCGAACTATCCAGAGTGCATGTTGCTTGCAGAAGCCAATCAGTGGGCTGAAGATGCTGCTGCCTACTATGGCGATGGCGATGAATGTCATATGAACTTTCATTTTCCATTGATGCCGCGCTTGTTTATGTCTGTGCGAATGGAAGATAGCTTTCCGATCAATGACATTCTGCAACAGACTCCACCAATTCCTGAAAACTGTCAGTGGGGCATTTTCTTGCGGAATCATGATGAACTGACGCTGGAAATGGTGACGGATGAAGATCGAGATTATATGTATCGGGTCTATGCTCAAGACAAAGAGATGCGGGTGAATTTGGGAATTCGGCGGAGATTAGCACCATTACTCGGTAACGATCGACGACAGATCGAACTGCTCAACAGTCTCTTACTGACTTTTCCGGGTACACCTGTGCTGTACTATGGCGATGAGATTGGTATGGGGGACAATGTGTATGTGGGCGATCGCAATGGGGTGAGAACTCCGATGCAGTGGAGTGACGATCGCAATGCCGGATTCAGTCGCGCGAATCCTCATAAACTATACTTACCAATCATTGTGGATTCTGAGTACAACTATACGACGGTGAATGTTGAAGCTCAGCGATCGAATCCGAACTCTCTGCTCAGTGCAATGCGCCGCCTCATTGCAACTCGTAAGCGCTTTCAGGCATTCGGACGGGGTGACTTTCAACTGTTACACCCAGAAAATCGCAAAGTTCTAGCTTTCACTCGCACGTATAAAGATGAATGTATTCTGGTTGTGGCAAATCTGTCACGATTTGTGCAAACGGTTGAGCTAGATCTCTCTGCTTTCTCAGGTTCGATTCCAGTGGAAGTGTTTGGACGGACTGAGTTTCCAGCGGTGAAAGAGGCTCCTTACTTCTTGAGCTTAGGAGCTTACGCTTTCTACTGGTTCAGTCTAAAGCCTGTTGATTCTTCAACTCAAACAGAACTTCCCACAATTAGAAGCACCTGGGAGACATTGCTGGCTCGTTCTAGTAGCAGAGCAAAGCTAGAAAATATTCTAGTTGATCACTTTAAACAATATCGTTGGTTCAAGGCGAGAACGCAATCGGTTCAATCGGCTCAAATTATTGAAATGATTCCGATCTCCCCTGAGGTTCAACTCATTTGGCTGCAAGTAAGCTACATTCAAGAGCAACCCGAAACGTATGTGATGTTTATTGCGCATGGCGATCGCGAACTCGATGCTTCTGTGATTGCTCAGCTTGAGGAGGGTGTTTTATTTGAGGCGGTGACTGATCCAACTTTTCTGACTATCTTACTCAGTCTCTTGCGACATGGTGTGCAAGCAACGGGAGAGTTTGGACAACTGAAGTCAACGACTGTCAATCTTCCCAATTCTTTTGAAGCTTGTTTACTTAAAGGCGAGCATAACAATACTTCGATTCTCTACGGCGAATCTGTCAAAACTGGGGCAGAAGCTGAACTTCTTCTAAAAATATTCCGTCACGTTGAAGAGGGGATGAATCCGGATCTCGAAATCCGTCGATTTCTCGATTCAAAGTTCAACCATATTCCCCGAATTCTAGGCTCGATCGAGTATCAAATTCCTGGACGCGCTCCGATGACGATCGCGGTTCTTCAAGAGTTCATTGCAGGAGCGCAAAGCACTTGGGACTATACTCTCGACAGTCTTCGCACCTACTTCGAGTCGCTGAACAATCATGAAGTTCCTGAAGTTGCGACGCTAGAGGATATTCCTGATTTTATTCAAACTGCGATCGGAACTTATCTCGCGAATATTCAACTCCTAGGACAACGAACTGCTGAATTGCATCTTGCATTAGCTACTGAGTCTGAACATCCTGACTTCAAGCCAGAACCTTTTACGTCGTTGTATCAGCGATCGATTTACCAATACGCTCGCAATCTCACAGGACGAGTCTTTTTAGCACTCAGAAACCAACTTCATCACATTGCTGATCCGTTACTAGCGCGCGATGTTTTAGAACTATACGAGCCTTGTCTAGAACAGTTTCGCGGCATTTTAGATCAGAAGATTACAGCTTTGCGGACTCGATATCATGGCGACTATCATCTGGGTCAAGCGCTCTATACGGGCAAAGACTTTGTTCTGATCGATTTCGAGGGGAATTCGTTGCGGAGCTTAAGCGATCGACGAATTAAACGTTCTCCGCTCAGAGATGCTGCGGGGATGATGCAATCGTTTCATGTTGCGGCTGAAATTGCTTTAGCCAATGAGATCAGCACGGCTGAGCATTCACCGAGCCAACTCAAGAAGATGAAACAAGGGGCACAGCATTGGAAGTATTGGGCAGGCGGAACTTTCCTCAAGTCATATTTTGAGACGGCACAGTCGGGGAAATTTTTACCTCAAAGCAGTGATGAATTAAAGCGATTGCTCAATCACTATTTACTAGAAAAAGCGATCGCATCTTTAGGTAAAGAATTAAATGAGCGATCGGACAAAATCGAAATCGCTCTCCTCCGAATCCTTGAACTGTTGAATTAA